A window of the Cicer arietinum cultivar CDC Frontier isolate Library 1 chromosome 6, Cicar.CDCFrontier_v2.0, whole genome shotgun sequence genome harbors these coding sequences:
- the CYP81E3 gene encoding isoflavone 2'-hydroxylase (The RefSeq protein has 1 substitution compared to this genomic sequence): protein MGILSLLCYSLFYLSFFFIIRLLFQSRKFKNLPPGPPSLPIIGNLHHLKRPLHRTFKGLSKTYGDIISLWFGSRLVVVVSSLSEFQQCFTKNDVVLANRPRFLSGKYIFYNYTTLGSTSYSEHWRNLRRITSLDVLSNHRINNFSGVRRDETQRLITKLAEDSSTSFAEVELSFRFYDMTFNNIMRMIPGKRYYGEDCDMSDLQEASQFRDMVTELLQLSGANNKTDFMPLLKFFDFENLEKRVKNIADKTDAFLRGLLQEQRNKKERTNTMIDHLLNLQESQPEYYTDQIIKGLALAMLLAGTDSSAVTLEWSMSNLLNHPEILKKVKDELDIHVGQDRLVDESDLPKLTYLKNVIYETLRLCTPAPLLLPHSTSDDCIIGGYKVPRDTIVLINAWAIHRDPKSWSEATSFKPERFDKKGEIEKVIAFGMGRRVCPGEALALRTISMTLALLVQCFDWKRTSDDKIDMAERDGFVLTKLIPLKAMCKTRPVVNKVFK, encoded by the exons ATGGGGATCCTTTCCTTGTTGTGCTACTCTCTCTTttatctttctttctttttcatcaTTAGGCTTTTGTTCCAATcaagaaaattcaaaaatctCCCACCAGGTCCACCTTCTCTTCCCATAATTGGCAACCTCCATCATCTCAAACGTCCCCTCCACCGCACCTTTAAGGGACTCTCTAAAACTTATGGTGATATCATTTCTCTTTGGTTTGGTTCACgtcttgttgttgttgtttcttCTCTATCCGAATTCCAACAATGCTTCACTAAAAACGATGTTGTCCTAGCAAATAGGCCTCGTTTTCTCTCTGGAAAATACATCTTCTACAATTATACTACCTTAGGATCCACCTCTTACAGTGAACACTGGCGCAACCTTCGTCGTATCACTTCCCTCGATGTTCTTTCGAACCACCGCATCAACAACTTCTCTGGAGTCCGAAGGGATGAGACTCAACGATTAATCACGAAGTTGGCCGAGGATTCATCCACTTCCTTTGCTGAAGTAGAACTTAGTTTCAGATTCTACGATATGACCTTCAACAACATCATGCGAATGATCTCTGGAAAGAGATACTACGGAGAAGATTGTGACATGAGTGATCTTCAAGAAGCAAGTCAATTCAGGGATATGGTTACTGAACTGCTGCAATTGTCTGGTGCAAATAACAAAACTGATTTCATGCCTTTgcttaaattttttgattttgaaaacttGGAGAAAAGGGTTAAGAATATTGCTGACAAAACGGACGCATTCTTGAGAGGCCTCCTTCAAGAACAACGCAACAAGAAGGAACGTACAAACACCATGATTGACCATCTTCTAAATTTGCAAGAATCACAACCTGAGTACTACACTGATCAGATCATCAAAGGCCTTGCTTTG GCCATGCTCCTTGCTGGAACCGACTCATCTGCTGTAACTTTAGAGTGGTCAATGTCTAATTTGTTGAACCATCCAGAGATATTGAAGAAGGTAAAGGATGAATTGGATATTCATGTAGGACAAGATCGTTTGGTAGATGAATCAGACCTTCCAAAACTTACTTATCTTAAAAATGTCATCTATGAGACGCTTCGGTTGTGTACTCCCGCTCCATTGTTATTACCACACTCAACTTCAGATGATTGCATTATTGGAGGATATAAAGTACCACGAGACACCATAGTATTGATTAATGCATGGGCCATTCACAGAGATCCTAAGTCATGGAGTGAGGCCACAAGCTTCAAGCCGGAGAGGTTTGACAAAAAAGGGGAGATTGAAAAGGTGATTGCATTTGGGATGGGAAGAAGAGTGTGTCCTGGAGAAGCTTTGGCTCTTCGAACAATTAGCATGACTTTGGCATTATTGGTTCAATGCTTTGATTGGAAACGTACAAGTGATGACAAGATTGATATGGCAGAACGAGATGGATTCgttttaacaaaattgattcCATTAAAGGCCATGTGTAAAACTCGTCCGGTGGTCAACAAGGTTTTCAAGTAA